A window of the Candidatus Bathyarchaeia archaeon genome harbors these coding sequences:
- the hdrA2 gene encoding CoB-CoM heterodisulfide reductase HdrA2 — protein sequence MSITTAENKPAKQKDDLRIGVYVCHCGLNIAGSVDCKAVADFAATLPHVVLAKDNRYTCSDQGQELIKKDIKEQKLNRVVVASCSPRLHEPTFRRACEEAGLNKYLFEMANIREHCSWVHLYEKEAGTEKAKDLVRMAVAKVSLLEPQEEITVPITQKALIIGGGVAGIQAALDLADTGYKVYLIEKEPSIGGRMAQLDKTFPTMDCSICILAPKMSDVGRHPNIELLTNSEIQEVKGYIGNFKIKVLKKPRFVVKDCSACGECAKVCPVTAPNEFDVGLATRHAIFTPFAQAVPLAYIIDRNLCLNKDNVIVCDKCLKACERKAIDFNMKPETFELDVGTVIVATGADVFDPTKLVQYGYTKYLNVITSLEFERLINAGGPSGGHLIRPSDMQTPDSVAFVQCVGSRSDNANLYCSNVCCMNTIKDALLIKEHWPDTKIYVYYVDIRALGKGFEDLYQRARKEGVLFVRGLPTEVVENKKTGDLWLVGENTLLKEVFKTRVGMVILSTGLEPRQDSDIVQRLCVLSRTPDGFFMEAHPKLRPVDAPTGGVFLAGCAESPKDIKDSVTQASAAAARAGILMAKGKITLEAITSQLLTEKCTGCQLCAKVCPYNAIAPIPEKRKVKLIEAACSGCGTCSAECPFNAITMRHFTDTQLFAQIDAATKVDADEKIVAFCCNWCSYAGADFAGVSRMQYPTNVRIIRTMCSGRVAQKFVEHAFSRGAAAVLVAGCHIGDCHYINANHQTKKRVEHLWQKMERLGLDKNRLQLAWISAAEGERFASKIKDMQDIVSTVTPEELAKSKKMTERG from the coding sequence TTGAGCATAACTACAGCTGAGAACAAACCAGCCAAGCAGAAAGATGACCTGCGCATCGGTGTGTATGTTTGTCACTGCGGACTCAACATAGCAGGCAGCGTTGACTGCAAGGCAGTGGCAGATTTCGCCGCAACTCTGCCGCATGTCGTACTAGCTAAAGACAATCGTTACACTTGCTCCGATCAAGGTCAAGAACTGATTAAAAAAGACATTAAGGAACAGAAACTCAACCGAGTGGTCGTTGCTTCTTGTTCTCCGCGGCTTCATGAACCAACTTTCAGGCGAGCTTGCGAAGAGGCTGGTTTGAACAAGTACTTGTTTGAGATGGCTAACATCCGTGAGCACTGCAGTTGGGTGCACCTGTACGAGAAGGAAGCTGGCACGGAAAAAGCCAAAGACTTGGTGCGAATGGCTGTAGCCAAAGTCTCTTTGCTGGAACCTCAAGAAGAAATCACGGTGCCCATAACCCAGAAAGCCTTGATCATAGGCGGAGGCGTAGCAGGCATCCAAGCAGCCTTAGATTTGGCTGACACAGGCTACAAAGTGTACCTTATTGAAAAGGAGCCCAGCATAGGCGGCAGAATGGCGCAGTTGGACAAGACTTTTCCAACTATGGACTGTTCCATATGCATTCTAGCGCCGAAAATGTCGGATGTGGGCAGACACCCAAACATCGAGTTGCTTACAAACAGCGAAATCCAGGAAGTCAAGGGCTATATCGGCAACTTCAAAATCAAAGTCCTGAAGAAACCCCGATTCGTCGTCAAAGACTGTTCTGCCTGCGGCGAATGCGCCAAAGTCTGTCCAGTTACAGCGCCCAACGAGTTTGACGTTGGCTTGGCCACGCGCCACGCTATCTTCACGCCGTTTGCTCAAGCCGTGCCCTTAGCCTACATCATCGACCGCAATCTCTGCTTGAACAAAGACAACGTAATTGTCTGCGACAAATGTCTCAAAGCCTGTGAACGAAAAGCCATCGATTTCAACATGAAACCCGAAACGTTTGAACTTGACGTAGGCACCGTGATCGTTGCCACAGGCGCAGACGTCTTTGACCCAACAAAACTGGTTCAATACGGCTACACCAAGTACCTGAACGTGATTACTTCGTTGGAGTTTGAACGCTTAATCAATGCCGGCGGCCCTTCAGGCGGACACTTAATTCGACCCAGCGACATGCAGACTCCTGATTCCGTGGCTTTTGTGCAGTGCGTGGGCAGCCGCTCTGACAACGCCAACCTTTATTGCAGCAATGTGTGCTGCATGAACACCATAAAAGACGCGTTGCTCATCAAGGAGCATTGGCCTGACACCAAGATCTACGTTTATTACGTTGATATTAGAGCGCTCGGTAAAGGCTTCGAAGACCTGTACCAACGTGCACGCAAGGAAGGCGTACTATTCGTCAGAGGTTTGCCCACAGAAGTAGTTGAAAACAAGAAAACTGGCGACTTGTGGCTTGTCGGCGAAAACACACTGCTCAAAGAAGTCTTCAAAACCAGAGTGGGCATGGTCATCTTGTCTACAGGGCTGGAACCCCGCCAAGACAGTGACATCGTACAACGCCTCTGCGTCTTGTCGCGTACGCCAGACGGGTTCTTTATGGAAGCTCATCCGAAACTTCGACCTGTAGACGCGCCAACAGGAGGCGTCTTTCTCGCTGGCTGCGCCGAATCACCCAAAGATATTAAGGACAGCGTAACGCAGGCAAGCGCCGCAGCAGCTCGAGCAGGCATTTTGATGGCCAAAGGCAAAATTACACTAGAAGCCATAACCTCTCAACTACTTACAGAAAAGTGCACAGGCTGCCAACTGTGTGCAAAAGTCTGCCCCTACAACGCCATTGCGCCGATTCCAGAAAAGAGAAAAGTTAAGCTCATTGAAGCCGCGTGTTCAGGCTGCGGCACGTGCAGTGCTGAGTGCCCCTTTAACGCCATAACTATGCGTCACTTCACTGACACCCAGCTTTTCGCGCAGATCGACGCTGCAACCAAAGTTGATGCTGACGAGAAGATTGTGGCTTTCTGCTGTAACTGGTGCAGTTATGCAGGCGCGGATTTCGCTGGAGTGAGCCGCATGCAATATCCCACTAACGTGCGCATAATTCGAACCATGTGCTCCGGCAGAGTCGCCCAAAAGTTTGTTGAGCATGCCTTTTCCCGTGGAGCCGCAGCCGTGCTGGTTGCTGGATGTCACATTGGCGATTGCCATTACATCAACGCCAACCATCAAACCAAGAAGCGTGTAGAGCACTTGTGGCAAAAGATGGAACGACTCGGATTGGATAAAAACCGACTCCAGTTGGCTTGGATAAGCGCGGCTGAAGGTGAAAGATTCGCGTCGAAGATCAAGGACATGCAAGACATCGTGAGCACCGTGACGCCTGAGGAGCTTGCCAAATCAAAGAAGATGACTGAGAGAGGCTGA
- a CDS encoding FAD-dependent oxidoreductase produces MKPEKTPIPQEVLEHFLDAEKLKYCFECGICTASCPMSELLPKDYNPRILVEKIYHNPREAIKDPALWLCAWCYRCYRHCPQKVKLPEILLSVRQIAKEQGELEGFDRALEIISQEIPFPTSFGYVCLHPERVHLENMLEDLDTHVTSKRKKPMHETEAEVPNAKVAVLGAGPAGLTAAHELVEKGYKVTVFESSPQAGGMLRQCIPEFRLPKKYVDAEIQRIQNMGVEIKTNVKVGSDLSFNDLWQQGFKAILVSTGAHKTRRLGVENENLKGVWDALDFLRQANCDKKTVVGERVAVVGGGNVAIDSARTAVRLGAKKVSILYRRSRDEMPANPYEIEEAEHEGVKIQFLVAPKRILGQNERVNSVECVKMTLGEPDATGRRSPKPVEGSEFTVPLDTLILAIGEAPDLSFLPKEVEVSEGNTIAVEPFNAESSMPGVFAGGDCVSGPATVIEAVLTGKRAADQIDRYLRDAKTAQEEPIVEGRKQV; encoded by the coding sequence TTGAAACCCGAAAAAACGCCGATTCCCCAAGAAGTCCTAGAACACTTCTTAGATGCTGAAAAGCTAAAATACTGTTTTGAATGTGGAATTTGCACCGCCAGCTGTCCCATGAGCGAGCTGCTGCCAAAAGACTACAATCCACGTATCTTGGTTGAAAAAATCTATCACAACCCAAGAGAAGCCATAAAAGACCCTGCTTTGTGGCTCTGCGCTTGGTGCTACCGCTGCTACCGCCACTGCCCACAAAAGGTCAAACTGCCTGAAATCCTCCTCTCAGTGCGACAAATAGCTAAAGAACAGGGCGAGTTGGAAGGATTCGACAGAGCCCTAGAAATCATAAGCCAAGAAATCCCGTTTCCGACTTCTTTCGGATACGTATGCCTCCATCCAGAACGAGTTCATCTCGAAAACATGCTGGAAGACCTTGACACGCACGTGACAAGTAAAAGAAAAAAACCCATGCATGAGACTGAAGCCGAAGTGCCAAACGCAAAGGTAGCAGTCTTAGGCGCCGGACCAGCCGGACTCACAGCTGCACATGAATTGGTCGAAAAAGGCTACAAAGTTACGGTTTTCGAATCTTCACCTCAAGCAGGCGGGATGCTCAGACAGTGCATACCCGAGTTTCGACTGCCCAAGAAATATGTTGACGCCGAAATCCAACGCATTCAAAACATGGGCGTTGAGATCAAAACCAATGTCAAAGTTGGCAGCGATCTGAGCTTCAACGACTTGTGGCAACAGGGCTTCAAAGCCATATTAGTTTCAACGGGCGCCCACAAGACGAGGAGACTCGGTGTCGAAAATGAAAACCTCAAAGGCGTTTGGGACGCCCTCGATTTCCTGCGACAAGCCAATTGCGATAAGAAAACTGTCGTGGGCGAGCGGGTGGCAGTCGTCGGCGGAGGCAACGTAGCTATTGATTCAGCGCGAACTGCGGTTCGGCTTGGAGCCAAAAAAGTAAGTATTCTTTACCGAAGATCAAGGGATGAGATGCCCGCCAACCCATATGAGATAGAAGAAGCCGAGCATGAGGGTGTAAAGATCCAATTCCTAGTAGCGCCCAAACGAATTCTTGGGCAAAATGAACGCGTCAACAGCGTTGAATGTGTCAAGATGACGCTTGGTGAACCAGACGCAACGGGAAGAAGATCGCCCAAGCCTGTTGAAGGCTCAGAGTTCACCGTTCCCTTGGACACGTTAATTCTGGCGATCGGCGAAGCTCCAGACCTCTCTTTTCTACCTAAGGAAGTCGAAGTCAGCGAAGGCAACACAATAGCCGTTGAACCCTTCAATGCGGAAAGCAGTATGCCCGGCGTTTTCGCAGGCGGAGACTGCGTCTCCGGACCCGCAACAGTTATCGAGGCAGTTCTAACCGGGAAGCGAGCCGCCGATCAAATCGACCGTTATTTGAGAGACGCAAAGACGGCTCAAGAAGAGCCAATTGTGGAAGGAAGGAAACAAGTTTGA
- a CDS encoding ABC transporter ATP-binding protein produces the protein MSDSVVIRVENLEKNYQLGRVLIPALRDVSFVVNKGEFTVVMGPSGSGKTTLLNLLGSIDKPTRGQIFIDGKDITTLGEGELTKLRRHKIGFIFQFYNLIPTLTAAENVELPMLTAGISRKEASKRALHLLETVGLRERAEHLPDELSGGEQQRVTIARALANKPSVILADEPTGDLDTKTGTEVVKVLYNTAKEHNTTVVVVTHDPIIAEKADRLLNMRDGQIIGEKRVKEHLS, from the coding sequence ATGAGTGATAGTGTGGTTATTCGTGTTGAAAACTTGGAGAAAAACTATCAGCTGGGCAGGGTTCTCATACCTGCTCTACGAGATGTGAGTTTTGTTGTCAACAAAGGCGAGTTTACAGTGGTCATGGGGCCTTCGGGCTCAGGCAAGACGACTCTCCTAAATCTCTTGGGATCTATAGACAAGCCTACACGCGGTCAAATCTTCATTGATGGCAAGGACATTACCACTCTGGGCGAGGGAGAACTCACAAAACTTAGACGACACAAGATTGGCTTCATCTTCCAGTTTTATAATCTAATTCCCACCTTGACAGCGGCGGAGAATGTGGAATTGCCTATGTTGACGGCGGGCATTTCTCGGAAAGAGGCATCAAAGCGAGCTCTTCACTTGCTCGAAACAGTGGGACTAAGAGAAAGGGCAGAACACTTACCAGACGAACTCAGCGGCGGAGAACAGCAACGAGTAACAATAGCTAGGGCTTTAGCTAACAAGCCCAGTGTCATCTTAGCCGATGAACCCACAGGCGACCTCGACACCAAAACGGGCACCGAAGTTGTTAAAGTTCTCTATAACACCGCAAAGGAGCACAATACCACAGTCGTTGTTGTAACTCACGACCCAATCATAGCCGAAAAAGCCGACAGGCTGCTTAACATGAGAGACGGACAAATCATCGGCGAGAAGAGAGTAAAGGAGCACCTGAGCTGA
- a CDS encoding FtsX-like permease family protein → MSLRLAARNIMRRKSRNILTLIAIVLGTSLLVGVNIASTSALAEYRLYLNRFWGGTDVMIRYATPRPFEDANLTIVSQTEGVEKYAARLYWTALLNNDTKKILTITGIDVQNDIDYQDYNITGSATINGRSIVIGGNAAEDYDIEIGQTINITTLVYESQSWNRTYELSVIGVYHASPPLKSFEILTDLATAQDMASLENKISNIFVKVKDSTRTIETRDLLQEKLGFEFEVLAPKTEAQQTIQSQLQGFQIGLNIMILVALLVCGFLVFNTMFMSVKERTYEIGVLRAVGTSRRQVFFVFIQESIILGVTGTVIGIFAGLLLSNLFVLILEEAFRGLRITAMVLTQEAVVLGFLGGLLMVVGGSVYPSVSASRVNILHALRPEMRVGRKIPDLALLTIGLVIFLMGVGLSLQWFPFSMPYVDMFLVPVGLIVSAAIAVKRTSGVVLKPITLASACMGVILDKNVRRKLLRNAVTIGMIGISLSFTILMGGVQVGIVQAVENSVKEALGADIMLISNQTIPISSLKANLTEMAQIEAVTPFNIYWRGTTKAFNGENQTTVAVFAIEPETFNDVIKYQFVDSPSPEEVFQKLSSNNETLILPDTLATRLNVEVGGNLTLITLTSEPKNFIVAGIFTGAALQWISFGPRPMSESIVISFKSEATYFFGVNAAVFFFVNLKSDYKQRASEVVEEIDKAYPMYNFNERSLTLQNLLVNVRTQVDRIFSIFSLMLYFAILISTLGITIVMIMNVTERRREIGLLRSQGMSRGQILGILLFEAVFLGLVGFLVGLPSGLLLLTSVTNSTMAVGFLLPFIIPWTAIGQALVFSIIASLTGAIYPALRASRMNITRALQQR, encoded by the coding sequence ATGTCTCTTAGATTGGCTGCTCGAAACATTATGAGAAGAAAGTCCCGCAACATTCTAACCTTAATTGCTATAGTGCTGGGAACATCTCTCTTAGTAGGTGTAAACATAGCCTCCACCAGCGCTCTGGCAGAATACAGGCTCTACCTCAATCGCTTCTGGGGAGGAACCGACGTGATGATTCGTTACGCCACTCCACGACCATTCGAAGACGCCAACCTCACAATTGTAAGTCAGACCGAAGGCGTAGAAAAATACGCAGCTCGACTGTACTGGACCGCCCTCCTAAACAATGACACCAAGAAGATCCTCACAATCACGGGTATAGATGTGCAAAACGACATCGACTACCAAGATTACAACATAACCGGTTCAGCAACCATAAATGGACGAAGCATCGTCATCGGCGGCAATGCAGCAGAAGATTATGACATAGAAATTGGACAAACAATCAACATCACCACATTGGTCTATGAAAGCCAAAGCTGGAATCGGACCTACGAGTTGTCAGTTATAGGCGTCTATCATGCATCACCACCATTGAAGTCCTTTGAGATTTTAACCGATCTAGCCACCGCTCAAGACATGGCATCGCTTGAGAACAAAATAAGCAACATATTCGTGAAAGTTAAGGACTCGACTAGAACAATCGAAACCAGAGATTTGTTACAAGAGAAACTGGGCTTTGAGTTCGAGGTTTTGGCACCGAAGACTGAGGCGCAACAGACCATTCAAAGTCAACTACAAGGTTTTCAGATAGGCCTCAACATAATGATTTTGGTTGCTCTTCTCGTATGCGGGTTCCTCGTGTTTAACACCATGTTTATGTCGGTAAAGGAACGAACCTACGAGATAGGAGTTTTGCGTGCTGTCGGCACATCTAGAAGGCAAGTTTTCTTCGTGTTCATTCAAGAAAGCATTATTTTAGGAGTAACTGGAACTGTTATAGGGATTTTCGCCGGACTCCTGTTATCGAATCTTTTTGTCTTGATTCTTGAAGAAGCGTTTCGAGGATTGAGGATAACAGCCATGGTTCTTACACAAGAGGCTGTTGTTTTGGGATTTCTAGGAGGACTCTTGATGGTTGTGGGCGGATCTGTCTACCCGTCGGTCTCAGCTTCGAGAGTAAACATCCTCCATGCCTTAAGACCTGAGATGAGAGTTGGAAGGAAGATTCCCGACCTCGCGTTGTTGACTATCGGGTTAGTCATATTCTTAATGGGCGTTGGTCTCAGTCTTCAATGGTTTCCGTTTTCAATGCCTTATGTTGACATGTTCCTCGTTCCCGTCGGACTCATTGTGTCAGCCGCCATTGCTGTGAAAAGGACAAGTGGAGTGGTGTTGAAACCTATTACTCTAGCGTCTGCTTGTATGGGCGTGATTCTGGATAAAAACGTGAGAAGAAAACTTCTAAGAAACGCTGTCACCATTGGCATGATTGGAATAAGTCTCAGCTTCACAATCTTGATGGGAGGCGTACAAGTTGGAATCGTCCAAGCCGTAGAGAACAGCGTTAAAGAAGCCCTTGGCGCAGACATAATGCTCATCTCGAACCAGACAATTCCAATCAGCAGCCTTAAGGCCAATCTCACTGAAATGGCACAGATCGAAGCCGTGACTCCCTTCAATATCTACTGGAGAGGAACAACCAAAGCATTCAATGGCGAAAACCAAACGACTGTAGCAGTTTTTGCCATAGAACCTGAAACTTTCAACGATGTCATAAAGTATCAGTTTGTTGATTCACCTTCACCTGAGGAAGTGTTCCAGAAACTTTCCTCCAACAACGAAACTCTGATTCTCCCCGACACTTTAGCTACAAGACTAAATGTGGAAGTTGGCGGCAACCTGACTCTTATTACTTTAACCTCTGAACCAAAAAACTTCATTGTTGCAGGCATATTCACTGGCGCAGCCTTGCAGTGGATCAGCTTTGGTCCTCGCCCGATGTCTGAATCTATAGTAATATCTTTCAAAAGTGAGGCGACTTATTTTTTTGGAGTAAATGCAGCTGTGTTTTTCTTTGTTAACCTAAAAAGTGATTACAAACAACGAGCTTCTGAAGTTGTCGAAGAAATTGACAAAGCATATCCTATGTACAATTTCAATGAACGCTCTCTCACACTTCAGAACTTACTCGTAAACGTCAGGACACAAGTGGACCGGATTTTCTCCATCTTCTCGCTCATGCTTTATTTCGCTATACTCATTTCAACCCTTGGCATAACCATTGTTATGATTATGAACGTGACAGAAAGACGCAGAGAAATCGGTCTCTTACGGTCGCAGGGAATGAGCCGAGGGCAAATCTTGGGCATTCTGCTCTTTGAAGCCGTTTTCTTGGGCTTGGTGGGCTTTCTAGTAGGCCTGCCAAGCGGGCTCCTCCTACTTACAAGCGTAACTAACTCCACAATGGCAGTTGGATTCTTGCTGCCCTTCATAATCCCATGGACTGCGATAGGACAGGCGCTTGTCTTCTCAATAATTGCTTCATTGACTGGCGCCATTTATCCAGCCTTAAGGGCCTCCAGAATGAACATCACTAGAGCTCTACAACAAAGATGA
- the scpB gene encoding SMC-Scp complex subunit ScpB — MLQEEKPEEKPEAEDKVEKRDLALLEAALYVAGRPLDLRELASVLKTRSKKRVQRTAEKLIELYRTRDTAIEILALQDERYVLQLKAEYTPEVRRLALRPLLSVGPLKTLSYIAYRQPLPQKQVIDVRGQHAYGHVKQLEELNLINRERAGRSRLVRTTEFFADYFGLSHDLKTMKQQLKNIFEKEDLDEAEPEKLQPKTT; from the coding sequence ATGTTGCAAGAAGAAAAACCCGAGGAGAAGCCTGAGGCAGAAGATAAGGTGGAGAAGCGAGACTTGGCGTTGCTCGAAGCCGCGTTATATGTAGCTGGGCGTCCGCTCGACTTGAGAGAACTGGCGTCGGTGCTCAAGACACGCTCGAAAAAGAGGGTTCAGAGAACGGCTGAGAAACTCATAGAGTTGTACAGAACTAGGGATACAGCGATAGAGATCTTAGCCTTGCAGGATGAACGCTACGTGCTGCAGTTGAAGGCAGAGTACACGCCTGAAGTGCGGCGTTTGGCTTTGCGCCCCTTGTTGTCGGTGGGTCCGTTGAAAACGTTGTCCTATATAGCGTATCGTCAGCCGCTTCCGCAGAAACAAGTTATCGATGTTCGTGGGCAACACGCTTACGGCCATGTTAAGCAGTTGGAGGAGTTGAATCTCATAAACCGCGAGCGAGCGGGAAGAAGCAGACTCGTACGCACGACAGAGTTTTTCGCCGACTATTTCGGCTTAAGCCACGACCTCAAGACTATGAAGCAGCAGCTCAAGAACATTTTTGAGAAAGAGGATTTGGACGAAGCAGAGCCAGAGAAACTTCAACCGAAGACAACGTAG
- a CDS encoding segregation/condensation protein A, producing the protein MTEAQTKEKPFFFTPPWNILFELHKLANLRPWEISIAFLLTTFLEEMEKRGEVDFRASGVALDSSATILLMKSKLLLKLEEPPAPPRMPLDNIPPPLFLPVRYELTSTTVQELLKVLDEVLKGESLFALKPRTTPILPTPPDILPPVNIYLMEIEKQMEKLLQTLLKNAVKGKVALFSKIIEGLNKLEAIKTFIVLLFLAQKGDVSLWQDENLTDIYITLSTGATSEKPMVGVI; encoded by the coding sequence ATGACTGAGGCTCAAACCAAGGAGAAGCCCTTTTTCTTCACGCCTCCATGGAACATCCTTTTTGAACTACATAAACTAGCTAACCTGCGACCATGGGAGATCAGCATCGCCTTTCTTCTTACAACCTTCCTTGAAGAAATGGAGAAAAGAGGAGAGGTAGATTTCAGGGCGTCTGGAGTCGCCTTAGACTCGTCCGCCACAATTCTTCTCATGAAGTCGAAGTTGTTACTGAAGTTGGAAGAACCTCCTGCGCCTCCAAGAATGCCTCTGGACAACATCCCTCCCCCGTTGTTTCTGCCTGTCCGCTACGAACTGACTTCAACAACCGTACAAGAACTGCTGAAGGTTCTCGACGAGGTTCTAAAAGGCGAAAGCCTATTTGCATTGAAGCCAAGAACCACACCGATTCTTCCCACACCTCCTGATATTCTGCCACCTGTAAACATATACTTGATGGAAATCGAAAAACAGATGGAAAAACTCCTTCAAACATTGCTCAAGAATGCTGTCAAGGGCAAAGTTGCGCTCTTCTCAAAAATCATTGAAGGACTAAACAAGCTTGAGGCAATCAAAACCTTCATTGTGCTCCTATTTCTCGCTCAAAAAGGCGATGTCTCGTTATGGCAAGATGAAAACCTGACTGATATCTATATCACGCTCTCAACTGGGGCAACATCGGAAAAGCCAATGGTTGGAGTTATCTAG